A single Pseudomonas sp. HN11 DNA region contains:
- a CDS encoding ABC transporter permease yields MSGRPLLAPWRLRLRFGFRNGRLTAAWGLLILLAWLVLALCAPWIAPHDPIAQNTDYSLLGPSLAHPFGTDNYGRDILSRVIWGARIDLQLAIVGVIFPFMIGTFIGAVSGYIGGRFDSVCMRVIDVILAFPFLVLMLAIMAILGPGLKSFYIAMALVGWVSYARLIRSQILVLKESDFALAAKSLGFGHGRILFRHLLPNAMFGSIVFSMSDAVLVLLNGAAVSFLGLGVQPPTAEWGTMVAEGQAFITTAWWICTFPGLAIVTLAMGFSLLADGVAQVLGDRS; encoded by the coding sequence CGTTGCTTGCCCCTTGGCGCTTGCGTCTGCGCTTCGGCTTTCGCAATGGCCGGCTGACGGCTGCGTGGGGCTTGTTGATTCTGCTGGCGTGGTTGGTGCTTGCGCTGTGCGCGCCGTGGATCGCGCCTCACGACCCGATTGCGCAGAACACGGATTACAGTTTGCTCGGTCCCAGCCTTGCTCATCCCTTTGGCACGGATAACTACGGAAGGGACATCCTTTCGAGGGTGATCTGGGGCGCGCGGATTGACCTTCAACTCGCCATCGTCGGGGTGATCTTCCCGTTCATGATCGGCACCTTCATCGGCGCGGTCTCCGGTTATATCGGCGGGCGTTTCGACAGTGTCTGCATGCGTGTGATCGATGTGATCCTGGCATTTCCGTTTCTGGTGCTGATGCTGGCGATCATGGCCATTCTCGGCCCAGGCTTGAAAAGCTTCTACATCGCCATGGCGCTGGTGGGCTGGGTGTCCTACGCGCGGCTCATTCGCTCGCAGATCCTGGTGCTCAAGGAAAGCGATTTTGCCCTGGCTGCCAAAAGCCTGGGGTTTGGCCATGGACGGATTCTGTTCCGGCACTTGCTGCCCAATGCGATGTTCGGCTCCATCGTGTTTTCCATGTCGGACGCGGTGTTGGTGCTGCTCAATGGCGCCGCCGTGAGCTTCCTGGGCCTGGGCGTGCAACCGCCGACCGCCGAGTGGGGCACCATGGTCGCCGAGGGGCAAGCCTTCATCACTACCGCGTGGTGGATCTGCACCTTTCCGGGACTGGCCATCGTGACCTTGGCCATGGGCTTCAGCCTGCTCGCCGATGGCGTGGCGCAAGTGTTGGGGGATCGCTCATGA